The Lytechinus pictus isolate F3 Inbred chromosome 14, Lp3.0, whole genome shotgun sequence genomic sequence aggaataatatactaaaaatctaccaaaatccgcatcagggaaagtggttattttcaagatagtatccaagatggccaccattcactgaaaattaatgaatacgactcactcattatccacccgaGAATCCTAATTGGTTTCATACTCTATGGTCTAGGAggtaaaataatttgttgaaaCGGGGTAGAGTGAATATAAAGACCCCAGGATAcctggaaaatccaagatggcatcAATAATGGCTGCCGTGtgctaaaaatccacaatttgGTTTCCATTCAATGATTTTATGGGTGAAGTAGTAAATTGGaaaaagttacaaggacagtcagtggtctggtatgtccatATATCAAAGATGAATTCcaaaaattgatcttaaaatggctgctgatacttaaagcggacatagttcatttcatatcggcctgggagataaaatgttggtgtctaaaccaatggtttcaagggtcaaataagacattaggacaagttaatAGGGGCAGTCAGTGGCCTGGTatgtaaaaaaatgcaatatggCCTCCAAAATGCAGGGTCTAAATTGACTGTGGTTCTTAAAAGTAGACATATTTCATTAGAAATGCACATTGTGGATTTGATTGTGATGTCTACACTAGAGTTTAAATAATCAAGAACATGTATATTGTTTCAAGTTGAAAGAATAGTCGGGTGTCAAGTTTTCTCAAAAAAATTCAAGATTGCTtcaatgactgctgttacttaaaagtggatataGAACATTGAACATACACCTGGGggtattattttggtgtctacactagtatTTCAAGAGTTAAAAATACTTATTAAGGACTCGTTACAATGATTATGCagttatccattttgccttaaaatccaagttggctttcAAAAATAGGTTCTAAAAATTACTATTGTTACTAGTAGATACATCATTCATACAACATCAACCTGTGAGAAGTATCTTGGTGCCCACACTTAAATGTATGGGATTAGTTATCATATTGATTCATGAGTTTGTAATAGCAcccatttgatgaaattttttaatCTACCAtggattttggacaaaatgaaaaactaaATATCCTTGTTATTTGTCGAATGTATTATCTGACCCTTTATACCACCATGTAGACACCCAAATTATTCCTCACAGATTAATATATTATAAACTCTGACCATTATTAATGAGTGTTAGGAATCATTttagatgccattttgaaaactttCATGGATTTTTAAGGCAAAATGAACCAGTGCATATCTTTGTAACCAGTCGAAAGTATCATCTTAATCATGAAACCATTGAGTGGAcaccaaaattatatgtccttggtggattttaaataaactatgtccatttttaagtaacagcagtcacttTAGACTCGGATTTCttgacgccatcttggatttttcgaCATAGACCACTGACAATCcttgttataattatgataatattaataatataattatatttgcctagggaagccacttcagttctaaaactgttctcccagcgagccctgctattattattacccctgctttaaatgggctgcctaggcgctcaagtaTTTAAGGAATTTCTtcttaccgggtacccatttacctcacctgggttgagtgcagcacaatgtggatatcTTTTTgcagaaggaaattatgccatgtcTGGGATTTAAGCCCATGACCCTTTCAAAGTcaaaagactaatccactgggccaaagCGCTCGAACGCTTGTAACTAATTTCTCACTTTAAAAAtcatggtttagacatcaaaaccATATCCTTGATGGATATTACTTGTCCATTTGTAAATAACAGTGGCTATTTTATacaccattgtttaacattctCGACCAACGACTCTCCTTGTAACTTattttaatgtattatttgacacATTTTACCTTGGTAGACACAAAAATTCATATTTCCGGATAACGAACAAACTATATCTGTTTTTCAAGCAGCAACAGCAATTtcaaactcaatttttggaagccatcttggatttttcaacataccggaccactgacaGTCCCGGTATGTTGAAAAATCccagatggcttccaaaaattaaataaatgaaaaaaggaaacgGTATTCTTGTCCCAATTTTGATCATTGAAACCACGGTCTAGACACCGATTCCATCTATCTCAGGTGGATATAAAATGTGCTAGGTCCATTTAAAGTATCAACAGTCATTtgaaactccatttttggaagtcATCTTGGATTTCTGGGCACGAGACCACTTGTCCTTGTAAATTTTCCCGATATACTTCTTCACCCTTAAAAACCTTTGAATAgaaaccaaataaaaaatatatccagaATTTTTTGCCTAAGGCAACCATTTTGAACACCCCCACCGGGTGTGGTAGAATCAAAACAAATTAGATGCCCATAGTATGAattgtcattggaaataattgCTCTTGAAATGTGTCAGCTTTCAAATTCATTGATAAAATTACAGTGTCTAGAATtcgatttttaaaaaagggaaGTGCTTATCATAAGTTATGGCGCCCTCTAGTGTTGTAGTAAGGTTTTCATAAAATCCTGCATAAAATCCTGAAATAGGGTTGAGTTgaccaaaaataatgatataaattgcATGTGATATATTCTTCTGTTATTGGATTGTATAAGAAGacatataaatttcattttgtaatcctTTTGTCCTAATTCTAGtgccaaaaaagggaaaaataatattttaggggtaatattttacaatttggGGGCATTTTTCGCAAAATCCGCCCCCATATGGTAAAAGTGAAAAAACAATGAGATCACAACATCATCAAATATTCATTCTCATACACCTCAGACAACTTAAAGATAAAATTGGCGAAGAAAAGTGAGAATTACGGTTGAAAACAATGGCTTATCCTATAGGGCTTTGTACAGGCCAATATGGCGCCAAAAAGGACCCCCCACAAAGGGAAGGAGGGGTCTAAAAATTTGAACCCCATCATTTTTGGTCTAAGGGAACCCTATTGAAGCCAAAACAaccaaaaattcaattttggcACGCAAGTCCTACGGGAGCTGTGTCAGTGACATACCGTACCACACtaatagcagagtgagactataggcgccgcttttccgacggcggcggcgtcaacaccaaatctgaacctgaggttaagtttttgaaatgacagcataacttagaaagtatatagacctagttcatgaaacttggccacaaggttaatcaagtattactgaacatcctgcctgtgtttcatgtcacatgaccatggtcaatggtcatttagggtcaatgaacttagaccatgttgggggaatcaacatcaaaatcttaacctaaggttaagtttttgaaatgtcatcataacttagaaaatatatggacctagttcataaaacttatacataaggttaatgaagtattactgaacatcctgcatgagtttcacgtcacatgaccaaggtcaaaggtcatttagggtcaatgaactttggccgaattgggtgtatctgttgaattaccatcataactttaaaagtttatggatctgattcatgaaacttggacataatagtaatcaagtattactaaacatcctgtgcaagtttcaggtcacatgatcaaggtcaaaggtcatttagagccaatgaactttggtcaaattggggtatttgttgaattaccgccataacttttaaagtgtgttggtctagttcataaaacttggacataggagtaatcaagtatcactgaacatcctgtgcgagtttcaggtcacatgatcaagttcaaaggtcatgtaaggtcaatgaactttggccacgttgggggtatttgttgaattactatcatatttctataagtgtatgggtctagttcataaaacgtggaaataagagtaaccaagtatcactgaacatcttgtgtgagttatagtagttttcaaaatcagcactgctgctatattgaatcgcgtgatgcaggtgagacggccagaggcattccacttgttaatataCGTtgtggcctgatcgaaaagggactgTTTGCAGGTATTAAACCATGAGGACGatcaatatttcaacaattagatGATGCAAGCGCGAGATTAAGACAcagtttagacctagaatctcggcattctgaatgcattttcatttcttaaatCAATTCATATCAACTAATTCATTGATTTCCGTTGCACACTGTACATAATgtaataaacataacataacaaagtAAAGAATATTACAAGACCCAACATCATATATAACATAGTTAGTCCTATTGATATGATAAACAACATCAACAAATGAAGCTGTCTCAGATAAGTTTTGcacggaggggcttgccaaaaaagcaaagcttgcaTGTGAGGCAAGCCCTAAACTATTTttcattacctaatttacacaaaaaaaaaaaaataagttcgtAAAATgacaatagtaataattatcaaTGTGCACTTTGCAAAACAATCATAAACTGAAATGGCATAacaatgaaatcatgaaaatcaatcatgcgagcgcgaaacgcgagctgaaatcctgaaaatatttgatattccaatctgaaaagggtcaatttaagcaccaTTTCTAGCACTGTGTACGAAAATTGTTAAGTGAGCCTAAAGGTAAATTGGAAACTCAGAATATgcagaaaagggacaagaaaaaacgAGAAGAACTTAATAACATGACCGGGCTAccgaggattgaaaaatatacagaaCGGTAAGAAAGGTGGATGGCGTCTATTATGAGCTTGCTAAATTTGATGCAATAATCAGCTGATAATGGTCGCAATCAGGACAAAAAATTCTTAGCCAAGGGTAAGCCTAAGGCTAGTTATAATATATCATGTCCTAACCTAAGTAAAGCTTTACGCTGGCTAGATTACCATAAAAAGTCACTTTAATGTTTATTTGGCTAAATGTCCGAAGCTACTACcatataattagaatttaatttaaaaatcattttaaaagtcCAAATGTTTCtggctcgctttgctcgctgactacttttacaaattttaccacatttgctatgttgtgctgcttcaaaatattttgtttaatatccgcAACTGCGTTGAAGTTAATTTACGTTGTGTgtgtacccgcgatttgataaaaaatgaccatctgcAACGTTTAAAAATGTCATGAGGTTCCAGGGGCTCCGCCCAAAACCAGTGGCGGCACCAAGGAGGAGGCACGGGGGGATTTGACCCCAGTGAGTTGTCCCCCCACCCcgaaatttggaagaaaaaaagcacatcaatgatgtggaccTCATCCGGGATCTACTATATACTGCTACTATATAAAGcaagcaaaattgaaattgataacGAAATGAAGGAGAAATACATTTTAGGGgtgattttatgaataaattttgcacgaattagcataattttcaaatcaaaattctgtgtagaagtttggtgaccctcatgcagctctaccaaaaagaaataaaatcgatcaacaagtaaaaagaagaagcattttatgtgaatgtTATAAAATAGGCATcaattaatttcgcataaattagcgtAAAAACTTTCCtagttgaaattttaaaattcggTGTCgaaatttggtgaacctcatgaagctctattatatggaagtaaaaaaaaaatcaaaattggtcaacaaataagcTCATCTTTCCCTTCGGGCCGTATGGGCTAAAAATGAAtagtaaatgttgtcataagGTAATAAGCATTCGACTGAAGATGCAAAGTGCTCCAAAACAGCGTTTTCGTTCTTAGACTTTAGAAAATGTTCTCATCCAGTCACTGTTAGCTCCCAACAATTTGTCactaacataaatctttcaggtcgttgtataaaattcaaaatttcccCCACGCTACGCATTTGCAGTACCTGTTTACTGAGATAAGTAAATTATATGTTCATATGGGGCTTACAAATCCAatgttcaagtcaatatgcatcTCACGattagagttttcattattcgttttagcgagatacacatcctgcgtattcataattttcataaatcaaacattttcagctcgcgctacgcgcttgcatcaatattgtttgatTAGATAGCTatccagttcatgattacaaaatgtgcttagaaCGTCCAGTTGTCATGGTTGTCATCTCCAAATATAATAGGGAGATACAGGGCGCCTTCGAGGTGTTAAAACATCACTCTAGCATCCTCTCCATTACGGAATTAATATCTGGAAATATCGCGAAACTGGACAACCATCTGTTTGTAATCTTTAGTCTACGGAACTGTTTTGGATCATTGATATTACCTATCTTGGTTTTAAGGATCTTTTGGCTAcgatttttcatatatttcggGGAGTTTAACTGTTTGGCGTATGTGACACTGAATGCGTATAGGATACACACGCACTATGTATGCACAGAAAGCGACGCCACGCCCGGAAACACATATGCCCGAAGGACCCAAGCCCATTTTTCTACGTGTGGATGATATCAGGAATGACGAAAAGAAACAGGTCACAGGTGAGGAAATATACGTTGCCTTagcccccccggggggggggcccacttccattcacgagtggataccatgcgcgaccatggggtctcgaaaagcaccctaaacacgtaatttccatattctgaaaatgcgccccttaacaagtattggcgtgtgaaaccctacccttaacaagtattggtaacaaaacgatactcttcgcaaatattccctgaaatgaacccctaaacaagtacaagaatgatttattgttacgggtccttcggtcgtcggctttaccttatttggtttagtacgaccccaccttctacacctcgcgcaaatcggactctaaacacgaagtgttggggcaaaaaggacatcctttataaaacattttaattttgttttatcatccccgcgaattcgaccctaaacacgtaattttcctagcgaaatagataccctttttcattattttttgtgtttttgacacccttatcacgttacgtacgtaacgtgccctatcgtgaaaaagacatcctttttacgtgtttttttggtcgcgcatgatatccactcgtcattgtaagtggccccccgggcctTAGCCAAAACGCTCAGTCTAGACAATATAGTGGGAATCCAGCAAATTCGCCGTTTATGGAGAATTTATTTGAACTCCCATGAAGACCGCGTCAATTTGATATCCAATGGACTGGTAATCCGCGGAGCGACCGTCGCAATCTACGATGTGAATCCTTTCACAAGGTCTAGGGACGAAAACCTCACCAGAGTGACCGTGAAAGATATCCCGCTGTCCGTCAGCGATGAAGTCATACGCAGTGAGATAGAAAACCGGAAATTCGAGATTCAAGGAGATATCTATCGCCAAAAACTGAGAGTGAACGGTCAACTTACAAATTGTCTAAACGGAGATCGGGTATTATACATTACCCCACCAACACAACCGTTGCCTAGGAAAATGTTATTCGGGACCAACTTTATGGGACGCGTGTATCATCTTGGAAAACCCGAGCACTCCGGTGCAGCTGGCCCAGTCACATGCTCCAGATGCCTTGAATCGGGACACCATGTATCCatacaaaacatgcaaaaggaaACACATAAATCGAGTAATGTTTTAAACTTTAATGATTTTCAGAAAAGTTTTAAATTGTTAGACAATTAAGCTCgtcatatttatttttcctccagttacaaaatatgaaatgtattgCCCATGCATGGATAATCAGGGACTATCTCCAATGCTGATGTCAGAAATGATTTGCATACAATGGGGATTTAAGTGCTTATCGACGCCTGCCACGTCAGAAcagtatgacattttgaatttgaaaagacattcattagaatttcttttgtttctgttGTTACGCTTCTTCTGCTTAATAGGCTCCTTGTTCTGACAGGAATTACTTGAAACTTATGATGATTGTGCTTTCTCGCGTCGTCCgtgtatgtaaatgtacataaataaatgtttctaaaaggatattgcatgaaaaaagtaatttctGGTATTTTGAGTCAATATAAGCGTAATACGTAATTTAATTGATCAgacataaaaaacacattttgaagCGATCGTTTTGCGCGTAGATTTCATAGGTTCTCACAAATTATGAGTATAGTCTTTCGTAGTGAATTCTATGTTTATTTatcaagaaatttattttttaatgctcTTAGAAACGCaacttttatactccatttttacacaaagtccttaccgtgggggggggggggggggtcctatACCCTCTCTCGCTCGATCGCTTCGGTATCTCACGCTGTCAAAATATTGTGCCCCCTTCGGGACTTTGCCCCCCTAAAACTGAAAGTGTTCCGGCGCGCctggtctcctcatttgcataccgaccaggatgtgcatataattgttttgtgaaattaagcgaaactttaaaatgttataactttcttattttgcatccgattttgatgaaattttcagtgttatgctttttggatttttctctttttattccaatccATCCTTTTGTcgtggtggacttgtcctttaacaaaagacttaatgcatggctgatcgtcaacaaaacggagtgtcgagtgagtctgGACGCTaacctgtaaaacctcttcattttatgaaattgttgaaattcaaaccttatttcaaataaccagaactttgttactCCTTGACCATTTTCtctaattgaggtatcaaattaaagagaagATATCAAACTTATTAAAAATGTGGCTTTCCTTTTGAAACCTAAATACAGctcgccaagtgacttttttgtatcccctcttcaaattatttttgctcactcatgcctgaatgatctaagtaatttcaaatgaaagaggagatcctaagctttacaatggtaggtcatttgtctatcgTATTTGTGAATAAGTTATGATAATTCtcgattttgttttttgtggaacgcactgtatagatctgtttttttaaatagaaaccCTTTTTTGTCAAACCGCATGGGGACGAGAatcacatcattttttttctttgctcttcaaattgaaatcagcaccccagtaaaaaattaaaaaaatcgttcccagggcgcATTCTCATGTAAGATTGATTTTACAATATTCATCCTGGAAGTTGCATGATTTTCTTTGATTGTCCTAATAATtcaacttatatatatatatatataatatttttttcaatgtcaaGGTATCGGAACGGTTCCGGTTGGTCGCGTTGAAACTGGAATACTGAAGCCTGGTATGATTGTTAAATTCGCTCCTGCTAACATCACTACTGAAGTGAAGTCTGTAGAAATGCACCACGAAGCACTCGACAGAGCGGAACCAGGAGACAATGTCGGCTTCAATGTCAAAAACGTTTCCATCAAAGATGTCAAGCGTGGTATGGTCTGCGGTGACAGCAAGAATACCCCTCCTGTTGCTGCTAAGTCGTTTCAGGCTCAGGTATGTGGACGATAGTGACGATAAAGAGTACCAAAGTGGTGACGTCACAACAAAAACAACCTCTATTTTGGATTTTAGCGTTTTGAAACCACATCTCGGCAGGGCATGGAACCGAAAAAAATGTCTACTACCAACATTTgatgggaatcggtccatggggcctTTAGATGACCTcataaatacataattagccccactgAAGTCAGTGGGGCTCATGTTCAGTGGGGCTCATGtgcgtattttttttcatgtgcttattttttttctacgggactTCAAactcgccgtatttgaatgatatgaaatgttgcgcatgcaatcaagagaattatgcctcttttagacctcacgaattcaccaaatgagtttaaatcatctttactctgtCGAtatcgcatcaaacttcatcaaactttcaggaTATGTAACTAAGTAGATACCAAAGTAGGAGAATATCTTTTAATTGGCAAAAccatatctatttggagtcagcagcgccctcatttgacAAGAAAGGTACATAAACTTCCAAAATACAAATCTTCAAAAGACGTGAAGACATactcgaaaattaaaaaagagtaTAGTTTAAGCTGCACTTAATTAAAAATCCAtgccattttcatcaaattccgcaaaattgtagaggaatgcattgcgaaggtgtagggaagttagaaatatggggtccatgtgctcgtctttgaactatcagtgtctaaactagtgcgagttggcttgaacattgcctaaaatgcgccgaaaacgtgcaaaagtctaataataccgtctaaaatgcaaatggttccgtagttctgctcccaatatccatgtcattttcatcgtACTTTCTACATTTGCAGAGGgatatattctgaagacgttaaaagattaaagatatggggtccatgtgctcgtttctTAACTGCCAGTGTCTAATGTGCTGCGAGTTGGCTTggaacagcccaaaatgcgcctaaaacgggcaaaattgtgataataccgtccaaaatgtctaaaatacgaatgattCCTTAGTTCTGCCCCCAAACATCTTCATCTTCGTGATAGCctgcagagccctttgaagattacagcagatgatgatgatgaaacatTCAACATCCATGTCATTTTACTCATACACTCCAtatttgtagaagaatatatttCGAAGACGTTAAAACATTAagaatatggggtccatgtgtttttcaaattattagtgtccaaaatattgcgagttggcttgaaacagcccaaaatgcgcctagaacaagcaaaagtctgattacaccgtctaaaatgcgaatggttccgtagtcttgctcacaaacattgaaaatccatgtccttttcatcatactttgcgcATAGATACTTAAACACCTGAATATACAAAATGTGCAAAATTAACATGgatccatgtgcttgatttttgtctcacctgcatagcagagtgagactataggcgccgcttttccgacggcggcggcggcggcggcgtcaacaccaaatcttaacccgaggttaagtttttgaaatgacagcataacttagaaagtgtatggacctagttcatgaaacttggccataaggttaatcaagtattactgaacatcctgcctgagtttcatgtcacatgaccatggtcaatggtcatttagggtcaatgaacttagaccatgttgggggaatcaacatcaaaatcttaacctaaggttaagtttttgaaatgtcatcataacttagaaaatatacggacctagttcataaaacttatacataaggttaatcaagtatcactgaacatcctgcatgagtttcacgtcacatgaccaaggtcaaagttcatttagggtcaatgaactttggccgaattgggtgtatctgttgaattaccatcataactttaaaagtttatggatctgattcatgaaacttggacataatagtaatcaagtattactgaacatcctgtgcaagtttcaggtcacatgatcaaggtcaaaggtcatttaaggtcaatgaactttggtcaaattggggtatttgttgaattaccgccataacttttaaagtgtgttggtctagttcataaaacttggacataagagtaatcaagtatcactgaacatcctgtgcgcattttaggtcacatgaccaaggtcaaaggtcaatgaactttggccataatgggggtatctgttgaattaccatcataacttggaaagttaaTGGATCttactcttgaaacttggacataagagtaatcaagtatcattgaacatcctgtgcgagtttcaggtcacatgatcaaggtcaaaggtcatgtaaggtcaatgaactttggccacgttgggggtatttgttgaattaccatcatatttcTATAagtatgggtctagttcataaaacgtggaaataagcatgataagagtaaccaagtatcactgaacatcttgtgcgacttatagtagttttcaaaatcagcactgctgctatattgaatcgcgtgatgcaggtgagacggccagaggcattccacttgttggcAATGGAGCTTCAAAGTTCTCCAAAATGGATGTTCATAAGAATCgagcattcaaaagaatttggcatttttagacctcacgagatcacaacaatgagtttaaagctctatttctgagtcaaaatccatgaaaatgttatcaaagtTTGCATATTGCTATTAATTGTTTGCatttttaagtctaacagcactctcatttcttagaaattgcgcgaaagataacaaaaactccatttcaaaaatgtgaaatttcaataacaaacttgagaagtacaaGAAATGATGCACTTAATTAAAAATCCCTGTCATTTTGACCAaattttgcaaagttgtagaggaaggtatacctcagaggtgcaaacattaaaaaatatgggttcatgtaatcgttttcaaactatcagcacttttattagagcaaatgtgctttttaaaacaccctAAAAAGCACAAAAAGCTTTGTATGTATGTGAGGAAAAAATCCAAATCATTCTACCATTCATTCAAACACGGGGTCATATTCGTCATACATTGCAGCACTGTTGCAGTTtgaataaaatggaaaaatggTTCGGAAAatttcctcacatagatactgCTTTTGACGCGTTTTCGGGTGTTAAAAGAAAAGCAAATTTGCTCTCATATACGTtataagagtgctgatagtttgaaaagaagcatatgAACCCATCAtatttaatgtttgcacctcttaggtataccttcctctacaacttttcAAAGTTTGGTgtaaatgacatgggttttgaataaagtgcagatttcttttacttctcaaatttgttaatgaaattt encodes the following:
- the LOC129275994 gene encoding uncharacterized protein LOC129275994 produces the protein MYAQKATPRPETHMPEGPKPIFLRVDDIRNDEKKQVTDRVNLISNGLVIRGATVAIYDVNPFTRSRDENLTRVTVKDIPLSVSDEVIRSIGTVPVGRVETGILKPGMIVKFAPANITTEVKSVEMHHEALDRAEPGDNVGFNVKNVSIKDVKRGMVCGDSKNTPPVAAKSFQAQIIIMNHPGEIHAGYSPVVDCHTAHISCKFTKLIERLDRRGGKVLEENPQKVKSGDACIAELVPTKKMVVEVMSEFPPLGRFAVRDMKRTVAVGVVKSVEREEASTGKVTKSAQKAGGKK